The genomic stretch agattgtatgactgtgtccgtatttttagttgcacttttatttatgtcaaatttttattatattatgagaatattccattttctagtCATATATATTTTAAGTTTATTATGAGCCAAGAGTCGTAACCAACTGTTTTTATTTCCTGCCAAAACCGAAATTTCCATAAGTCTATCTCTTACCATATCTTACTTTATCCTTATATATCTTGCCATATCttttaccctaaccacttgtctatcttttggtaaatctttaaaaaaaaaaaaaaaaatcaaaaaacttACCTAACTCCTCTCCACTCGCCACCTCCTCTATCCTACTTCCCTTAAATCTCTATTGCCATAATAAGATtccaactcccataaatactccctcctactgtcaccatcaccatcacaaacacaaaaccCAAAGATCTATTTTTAGACCTTTCtacacactcaacctccaaaatcctttgatcatcatgactcctccctcaacccgttttcactcaccctcaactcggtccacaactcggaccgggtcctccaaaccttcatgcactaaaacctatgtccctatcaaaactccctcaccttccccaaaccaaaaaccaactaatcccgaacataaccgggttgatcctaacttagaaAGGAAAAGGCGGAAGTTgaataaagggaaaaagaaagCCGTGGGGTTTGAAGTTTCGGTGGAAGAAAATGAGGTTGAAGCTCCTCAAGAAGGTCCACAAAGGACAATGTTTCGGGAATTtatgccgaatgcaacatcaatGGGGCTTGATAAGCTTCGCCTTACCGCGGATGAAAGAACCCGTGTCAACTATGTCATGAGGTACGATATTCATGGTGGTCGTCTCTATTCCGAAAAGTGGTATGGAAAAATTGAAGCTTTGCAATTCtttaaggatttcttgaattttcaagaatggaagaaagtttgttcctttgttggtccggtttatcctatagaggtaatccaattttattcttccgtctctgtcaaaaataatgtgttgcatgcggtggtgaatgataccgaagtcaaaatctcccttgccgatttttgtactctgttttcggtccctgatgatgggatcgaaataaatccgagtgcggaatggggagatgtgacagaggaagagaagcttaaaattaagaagtcgtttgatgttgatgctacggggtcaagtaacatgcttgcggggccgtttaccccaaaattgaaattcttccttaatttcatttggaacacggttgttccaAGAAGGGGTGGTCGTGATAAGTTGTCTAGCTATGAGATGTTGTTGTTGTCTAAGTGGCTCGAGGGATCCaaagttagtcttcctcgtcttgtgtttcataaaatcattcaaactagtgtttgtgtcactgaggaaaatttttatacaactttggatttgccttatggtatgtgggtctctcggcttttggaacaaaaaggggtGATTGGGATTTCTAGCTATGGTGTGAAGGTGAAAtatgagatgtgtgacactcatcttaaattgATGAAAGTCGGTGCTATTGGACCCGACTTGGTGTTTTTGTCAAAACGGAATGTGGTGGAGAAAACGTCGGATGTGGTCtcggttgttgaacaaaaattggaagtgtttatggcaagtatttgtgagaaattggatgcacaaaataagatggttgtggagttggtctcgggtttgggaaaAGACAGGGATGaggcttcgggttcgaagggttcggatcatggtgaagtcttgtcttatttgcatgggCTTGAAGCACGGGTGgatgctatggctaaggatgcggctagggcggcAAAGGAGTGTGTTCGTCATTCTAGTTCGTTAGCTAATTTGGCAAGTCAAGGTGGGGCTTTGTGGAaggaagggaaggctatgcatgaggatatgcgggttgtgtatgaggctactcaagccttgtaaatgaaggtgcttaattttgagcggtgtctcacggcacaagctaaccatgtccgttcatgctttgatcgtctcgactctcttgagtttaggacccgtcccggttatgtcaaccccaatgtcgtgaaacgtgacattccttaaacccgtcctcctcttttccttgccttttcttttgttagactttatattttgaatgattgtctaattcggcccattttggcttacttctcattcggcccatttggcttaaaACACTTGTTCTTATTCGCCCGATTGGCAATTAGACTAATTTGGTTTGTAGTATGCTTATTTTCTATTTTGGCATGTTAAtgtagattactttctcgttttcTAATATCTCTTTGCATGCTTAAATTGTGTCTCgactaatattattctagttgttttatgtcttttctcgtcttttcgatgatgtcaagagggggaagaaatcttcgtgacttaagtattttcctaagcttgctccttgtcggaatctttaatctcttaaggtccttagatgctatactttgtatataagtgattgttcttgcgttcaactgtctatgactttttatagtattatgttgagggggaacttacacttagtcacaaatcttaagagacttgtcatcatcaaaaagggggaatttgttggaccatatagatatatgattaagttttgataatgacaagtgtatgCTTCGTTTcatatatactcttgcttgtaatcgtttgtctaGTCTTTGTTAGAATAATGTAagattacaagtttagcaagtaatgttatagctctcttagctataacattgaagatttgtgaagcatcattcaagtcatgttatagcagcttgagctataacattggaagttcttaaagcatcataagcaactgtaacaagtttcaagtatgatgatcattcaagcaaaaggctagatcaagtctttaacaaagctcaagatgaagagctttttggtcaagataaagagaagatcctttactgaagatctccaagaagattagttagtataggtcttcgtCTAATGACTAGTATCTTAAAATAAGAGTATTgggaagtaaagttatagctatttcacctataactttactaaccaaacttaaagttatagctgtttctactataactttaggtagcattttaaaggcacgattttaatagttttaaaatcatttttcaaaagataaaattcttttaaacatatttcgaaatcttttgtgtatatagtagagttgatttatgggttattataattggtgacttgcatattcctattggttagtaaaacgacttatgggtcgtcatgctacctagggtttgctagtctatctaatctaaccctaatccaaggagaTAGGTTTTATCCAAGATTGGACATGGGCTTAGGGTTTCAGTGTAAAGTCGCAAAACCGTTGGAGCGTGTAAGGTGGTTGTGTTTAAGTaacctatctaatcaaatctagcttatatttatataagatattttcctatctttataatatatgatttgatttgattacttatcctaacatcttaaagatatagttttaaatgtcaaataagatttacttttatcttgtttgcctaaactataatatcttggattaaattaggaaagagataaagatTTATCTCTTATAGCCTTAGCCGCCTATCTCAcagcatcctagggtttcgtgcaaaccctagttcccacttctactataaatacaattgatcattcttcatttatctaagcttttcgaaatataacaatctttgcaaaacatatttgagtttaattcttaattgtcttgttgttttgttttggaaaatatttgcgaaaagtcgtgctcttcaaattgcttatctttcttaaagattacgtcataagataatagtactttatATTGTTTcatactcgttcaattgtgtgaacacttagaagaacaatcaagtgctttcttagtaacttaagatagtcaaaacgaatatctagtgatattcaaatcgagttatagttagagttaactatacgagttgggttgataattttgtaatccggagtaaggtactaaaattattaatcgagaatagtggacgtaggcttcgacgtgtgaagctgaaccacttcaaatatcgtgtgtccttgcatctttcttttcagtcatttcattacattcataatcaattagttaattagttaaagtttaatcaataaactttaagtaattaattaccttgatataaaataaaaaataggcataatttttaaatactcaattcaccccccccctctcgagtatttcgggtgtgatagactcttcaaacgggctactcgatcgagtgccctccatactcgatcgagtgccccaacatcagaccccaaacagaccttctgatctctaacatactcgaccgagtagttaggctactcgatcgagtgaccccctactcgatcgagtgccccaggtactcgatcgagtgcccaaaaacacgattctggactcgaaatcatcaaaaacccacccgatcaagtcagtcccactcgatcgagtcacgctaactcagaaacgctacccgcatgctatgtcatatactaacatgctaaaaacttcataaaaccacatattatatcataactaaacgtataatgctacgcatcttttcatacgatctacgagatcattatatcatgttattaaacgccaccttgtaaacatccaacatgttatcattccaacaacaagtttccatatatcatcaacctttctttcacattctcaaatttctacttcaaacatccaacaattatacacacttcatcacattcacacacaagttaaccaaacaacacatatgaccttgacatacaccccccatgtgaccggttcaaaattgtagggcgagttcgcggcttcaggacgtctcccaagcctttgcattagctcctacaacctttaccccaggttcattttaattgactcgctatgttcattaggttcattggttacaggattcaggatcgtcgctctgatacgatttgtaacacccccatactccaagtgccttaccaggaccactcaggtatgaagacattaccatctcggttacccgaggcaatgataatcaaataaacaatgaagaaacaacgtttaaatataaatacttagtgaagagttacaattctcaaaaccaaaccaaaagtgtaatacatgttctcaatctgactgttctaactgaaatgtaaataaactaataagctacagcggaagactcctatcatcatgtcgtggcaaacccagctatcccagtactcatctcatacctgctcaatagctgctcaccatccccgaatggatcaccgcaggtttacaaaacaacaaccggggtcagtactaatcacacacctcaatatatatatatatatatacaataagataaacatacagcttaactgtcacacacgcacaaccaaccaattcccatcatctcaatcatcgatcgtccactttggaccattgacccagtgggggaccgcagccgtacccaccaaatccccgctccacatagtgagcgataaccctgtccattaatgtgcacatcccttctgtggcgggttccacagaaggcgaaactagggcgtgaagccactcccgcaagtgaccccactcagccgaggacacgcctcgagaaccacagacagcagttacaatcacaatcacaaccgtcacaatacaattactatatcaaacaatcaatctcaacacatcaacaatcatcccattatgggactaatactgagtaggaaatcctacctggaaagcacacctTTGTCGACGGTCTCTCTgctttgtatcaaaaagcttcctctatgaaccctcctcctatcatacaacatataaatgctaccaaatcacatactactcaaaaacccccaaatccctatattagggtttaaccaaattaaaggaaagacaataaaaagggtacatagatcttaccctcgacgcaaggaactcaacggtataaccaacgatgagaaccgacctcccaaactccaggaattgctaacaatgcgattaagatggtgaacttgcttgctttctctcttaaacagtaaattaggttttgcaaaagtgatttagaaacaatgacggaaggttatatatcttaatcgcataattaacaaaacccgagaaaactccccgtaaaaccggttactcgatcgagtacccaaggtactcgatcgagtacccccttactcgatcgagtatcccagctactcgatcgagtacccaacaggtcagaaacttttctaaaacgcaacttacccttactcgacagagtaagggccactcgatagagtacccaaagactcataaatacggagtattacagatagTCCGAAACTCCCTCCGGGCTCTCCTTTTTTGGAATAAGGGTAATAAAAGCCCGATTTACCTCCTTAAGGACCCGTACCACAGCGCAACTGGGTTAAAGGGCGTGCGGGAAGAAATCACATTCACGGGGTAAAAGGGTCTGATGGGGAATGGTACTATGATGAGGGCCAAGTGCGGGGGGAATTTCAGAAAGCTTTTATGGATCTCTTCTTAGCTTCGGGTGATGGTGGCGATTAGTAAAAGAAATACTCCGTAAGCATTAATAGAGAAAAAGAAGATTATGATTATTTTAGAGTATAaaccatacaaaaatgcaaaaaataaaaaatatgaaaTTTATAGGGAATTTGATGAATAATAATGTGAGAAGtggaagtagaagtagaagtagaaatTTGGTACTTCTGCTTTTAGTGGCTTATTTTTAGATTTTGACTTTTCAAAAGTTATTTTATACACACCTAAATTATAgtgtttggcctaacttttgCTTATTCAGTTAGAAAAGCACTTATAAAGCTTGGCCAAACACCACCTTAATTTGGGGAAAACTTTCATACCTTTTCAATTTACTCTCAAATTTATTAATTTCAAACACAAATCAGTATGGCGGATGATCCGACCCCGAGCATCACTGGAGCACCGCTTCATCAGACGTCTGACTCGCCGTCGACAATCGGACCACAGCCGCATCGCCCCACCACCACAAATCCGCCAGGTAATTTTAATTTCTACCTCTTATTTGCCATGTTTCCCTTTTTAGCAATTCAATTTCATTTGTACTATACAGTGAAGAGTTTGATTGAATGATTGTTGATTTACAATGATACAATGTCGATTGTCGTAGTAATGGGTTCATTAAAATGATGGTTAATTTTTGCAATTTAAGTAATTGGTTAATTGATGAAAATTGTAGTGCAAATTGAAACTGTTGGGAATTGGGATTTGGGATTTTGGGTACAAGAGATAAAGTTGCCGAGTAAAAATTGATGAAAATTGCATATTGTTCATTACTTCATTTGTTTTAGTAGTGGAAGTAGTCAAGTAGATAAGTACTCCGTAAGATGGTAGATTGCTTATTGATTAGTGACTTGTTTTGGAATCTTGTGACAAATCTAATCTTCCtaagtcttgcttaagacggacactattcgtcttaaacttaagatgGGTAAAATACTAATCACATGGTGGTAAATAAACACAATTTTTGACATTTTCATGGCAACAAGTGGGTTAATTTAagccgtcttaaacttaagacggatagtaccgtcttaaatgagaatgcAGTGAAAAGTTTTGGTGAATTTCTAACATTTACAATGTAGACATGTAGTTCATTTCTACTAAACAATGAAGAGTTTGGTGAAATTTCTTTGTTTCTAATATTTGAACTTTCATTAATCAGTAGACTAATTGCACATTATTTGACATATGACTCTAGATTCTAAATCCAAAAGAACAAGAGATGGAGTAATTACAAGTTTTTTCTCGAAAAAGGTTTCCAAATCAAACGAAGAATCAACTCTATCGAGGGGCCAGAGTTCTTCGCCACTTAATGCTAATACTCAAGAAGGTGAAACTCATGAGAGAGGTAATTCAAACCCTACATCACAACCTTCTATTGTACTAAGATTAAGTGAAACTGAGATTGCGTCGCTTCCACATGATCCGGGATTGAGGAAAAGAATATCAGATTATCATCCTAATgataaggaaatagtccaaaGGGAATATATTTGTAGAGGTCCTTGTCAACCTAAAGATTATGATTTTCCTCAAAAACTTATGGGCAAGGCACAACGAAAGTTTAAGGCTTAGTGGTTTAAAATTTTTGAGTCTTGGCTCGAATATAGTCAAACGAAAGATGCcgccttttgttttgtttgttatcttTTCGAAAAAGATAATGCGGTAGGAGGTGATGCCTTTGTTAGTGATGGATTTAAAACTTGGAGTAGAACTGATGCCTTTAATAACCATGTTGGTAATCACAAGAGCGCTCACAATAATGCTATGAGAGATCTTGAGAATTTCAAGAAGCAAAAATATTCCATAGTATCAAGGTTTGAAAATCATTCTACCGCAACTAAAAGTGCATACCTTACTCGTTTAGAAGCTTCTATTAAAACTACAAGGTTTCTTTTACTACAAGGATTGTCATTTCGTGGTCATAATGAAAAAGAGACTTCATTGAATAGGGGAAACTTTACTGAGCTTTTGAAATTTCTTGCACAACATGATCAAAATATAGAAAAAGTTGTCTTAGAAAATGCTCCTAAAAATTGCATATTGACATCTTCTAAAATTAAAAAACAAATTGTTAATGCTTGTGCAATGGAGACAACTATGAAGATCGTGAAAGAGCTTGATGGTGATTTTTTTGATATTCTCGCTGATGAGTCGGCTGATATAGCTGATAAAGTACAAATGGCTCTTTGTTTAAGATTCGTTGATAAAAAAAGGACATGTGAAAGAGAGGTTTTTTTGGTATTGTGCACGTAGGTGACACTACGTCCTTAACATTGAAAGAAGCTATTTATGAGTTACTTAAGAAATATTCTCTAACTTTTTCGAAAGTTCGGGGTCAAGGTTATGATGATGCTAGTAATATAAAAGGTTCAACTAATGGGCTCAAAACTTTAATTTTGAATGAATCTCCAAGTGCGTACTATGTTCATTGTTTTGCTCATCAACTTCAATTAATACTTGTTGCTGTTGCTAAAAAGAATTATGATTGTAGTTGGTTGTTTGAAACACTTGCaaatttgttgaatttggttggaAGTTCACCCAAGCGAAAAGAAAGACAAGCTGAACAGGTGTTGAAAGAAATTGAGGTAGGAGAAATTGAATCAGGAAGTTGTTTAAATCAAGAGTTGGGATTGAGCAGACCAAGTGATACTCGATTGCATTCTCATTTTAAAACAATCTTGCGTGTTCTTACTATGTACTCTTCCATCCTTGATGCAATTGATACAATTGGAGAGATTTCAAGTGGGACTGACACTGTAAAGGCAGAGTCAGCCCCACTTGAAATCTCTCCAATTGTAAAGGCAGAGTCCATTTCTTATGCTTCGAGgacgtttgattttgtatttgttgcTCAATTAATGGTGACTATTTTTGgggtaacaaatgaattaaatATTGCATTGCAAAAAAAAAGAGCAAGATATTGTGAATGCTGTAAAGCTTGTGGATGTGACAAAAGGCTCTTTGCAAAGGATAAGAGATAATGGATGAGATGCTCATTTGGAAAAGGTTAGTACATTTTGCTTTAAGAATGGCATTGATATTCCTAATATGGATGATTTGTATGTTATTCTACGAAGACATAGATGTGGTCGACGAGAAGTAACTAATCTTCAACATTTTCGAGGTGAGGTTTTCTTAAGCGTTATTGATCAAATTTTGTCGGAGTTTAACGATCGATTTAACGAGAAAAGTAAAGAACTGCTGGTATGTATGTCTTGCTTTAATCCTCAAAATCGATTTGCTTCTTTTGATACGAAGAAGCTCCTTCAACTTGCCGAGTTCTACCCTTGTGAATTTTCTCGTAAAGATTTGTTGTATTTTGAATATCAACTTGATACCTTCAAGTATGATGTTCAAAATGACGATAGATTTTGGAATCTCAAAACTCTTAATGAACTCTCCATGAAACTTGTTGAAACAATGAAGCATCTGACTCATTCAAAGGTTTACATGCTTCTAAAGCTTGTGTTGGTTCTTCCGGTGGCAACCGCGACTGTGGAAAGGGCATTTTCAGTTATGTCATTTATCAAAAATAGATTGCGTAATAGCATGGGCGATCAATACCTAAATGATTGTTTGATTACTTTTCTAGAACGTGATGTATTTATGAATGTGACAGATGATGAAATTGTAAAGCAATTTTTAGATATGCGAACTCGTCGAATAGTGTAGAAATAGTTTGATCTTTATTATAATTgacattttttttaatattatcaaTATTAGAATTTTGCTACACCGAATGAAAAATCCTGGGTTCGCCCCTGTAtctatctataaaatcttattaaaaggcaagaaaaaaaagtgtcttaatgCCACGTGTAAATGAAAAGACCATTGTTGACAAATAGTCAAACTACATAAACTCATCAATGGACCGCATGAATGCTTGGCTACTTAAAAGCCCACTTTAATGCCATTAAAAATTCAACAGACATCATGAATGCTTGACTACTTAAAAGCTCATCACTTAAATGCCATAAGAAATTCAACACATCATGAATGACACAAAAGTCTCTTGAACTCCCATTTTAGTTATTAAAATCATAAACGAACACATGTCATCCTTGGCGTAGGGGTTCTTCCCTATTTATCCTCATTATTTGTCGggattccaaaatacataaatatCTGCCATGAAATTCTACAATCTTGAATCCGTTAGTTTGTCTCCTCCAAGGTAATTATAGTATTCCATTAAAGTGTATTAGTGTTAGTATTAGTACTAATATATTTTTATTCCGTTGATTTTCAATTTTTGTTTCTAGTTGAAATGTCTATGTATATACTTCTGTAATTTTCTTTGTTTTACTTTGATAATAGGACAATCTTTGCGAGACTTCGCATGTG from Silene latifolia isolate original U9 population chromosome 2, ASM4854445v1, whole genome shotgun sequence encodes the following:
- the LOC141638915 gene encoding uncharacterized protein LOC141638915; translated protein: MRDLENFKKQKYSIVSRFENHSTATKSAYLTRLEASIKTTRFLLLQGLSFRGHNEKETSLNRGNFTELLKFLAQHDQNIEKVVLENAPKNCILTSSKIKKQIVNACAMETTMKIVKELDGDFFDILADESADIADKVQMALCDTTSLTLKEAIYELLKKYSLTFSKVRGQGYDDASNIKGSTNGLKTLILNESPSAYYVHCFAHQLQLILVAVAKKNYDCSWLFETLANLLNLVGSSPKRKERQAEQVLKEIEVGEIESGSCLNQELGLSRPSDTRLHSHFKTILRVLTMYSSILDAIDTIGEISSGTDTVKAESAPLEISPIVKAESISYASRTFDFVFVAQLMVTIFGVTNELNIALQKKRARYCECCKACGCDKRLFAKDKR
- the LOC141638922 gene encoding uncharacterized protein LOC141638922, whose translation is MDDLYVILRRHRCGRREVTNLQHFRGEVFLSVIDQILSEFNDRFNEKSKELLVCMSCFNPQNRFASFDTKKLLQLAEFYPCEFSRKDLLYFEYQLDTFKYDVQNDDRFWNLKTLNELSMKLVETMKHLTHSKVYMLLKLVLVLPVATATVERAFSVMSFIKNRLRNSMGDQYLNDCLITFLERDVFMNVTDDEIVKQFLDMRTRRIV